In Halopelagius longus, the following proteins share a genomic window:
- a CDS encoding YdcF family protein, with amino-acid sequence MVVITLGQRLTGAEVHPHLRRRVDLSIDVFRETDAPYLIFTGGETNPDVPTSEAEAMRDYAVTRGVPSERVLVESNARDTRENGFFARLLVDELDWGGDTVRVVSSCLHLRRAKYIFERCFGDDYEIDASRCVEPRASIDPEMTFSEEEIRRMSERDREFFGGTTPGDVAELRDLFEYRG; translated from the coding sequence ATGGTCGTGATTACGCTCGGACAGCGATTGACCGGCGCGGAGGTACACCCCCACCTCCGCCGGCGCGTCGACCTCTCCATCGACGTGTTTCGGGAGACGGACGCCCCGTACCTGATATTCACCGGCGGGGAGACGAACCCGGACGTTCCGACGTCGGAGGCCGAGGCGATGCGCGACTACGCGGTGACGCGCGGCGTCCCATCGGAGAGGGTACTGGTGGAGTCGAACGCCCGCGACACGCGGGAGAACGGCTTCTTCGCGCGCCTCCTCGTGGACGAACTCGACTGGGGGGGCGACACCGTCCGAGTCGTCAGTTCGTGTCTGCACCTCCGCCGGGCGAAGTACATCTTCGAGCGGTGTTTCGGCGACGACTACGAGATAGACGCGAGTCGCTGCGTCGAACCGCGAGCGTCGATAGACCCGGAAATGACGTTCTCGGAGGAGGAGATTCGGCGGATGTCGGAACGGGACAGGGAGTTCTTCGGGGGGACGACGCCGGGCGACGTGGCGGAACTGCGCGACCTGTTCGAGTATCGGGGATGA
- a CDS encoding type 1 glutamine amidotransferase domain-containing protein, with protein MTALDDTNVAILLAPAGTEEVEFTEPRQAVEDAGANVDAVGPEAGEAQTVESDLNSAGTYEVEKAVSDVSADDYDALLVPGGTVGADKLRGDEGTVSFVREFFESEKPVGAICHGPWVLVEADVVEGRTLTSYPSLQTDIRNAGGEWVDEEVVTDGRLVTSRKPDDLDAYCEQVVEVFGESE; from the coding sequence ATGACTGCACTCGACGACACGAACGTGGCGATTCTTCTCGCGCCCGCGGGGACCGAAGAGGTGGAGTTCACCGAACCGCGGCAGGCCGTCGAAGACGCCGGGGCGAACGTGGACGCGGTCGGTCCGGAGGCGGGCGAGGCCCAGACCGTCGAGAGCGACCTGAACTCGGCCGGGACGTACGAGGTGGAGAAAGCCGTCTCCGACGTTTCCGCGGACGACTACGACGCGTTGCTCGTCCCCGGCGGCACCGTCGGGGCGGACAAACTCCGCGGCGACGAGGGAACGGTGTCGTTCGTCCGCGAGTTCTTCGAGTCCGAGAAGCCGGTCGGAGCCATCTGTCACGGTCCGTGGGTGCTCGTCGAGGCCGACGTCGTGGAGGGGCGGACGCTCACCTCGTACCCGAGCCTCCAGACCGACATCCGAAACGCGGGCGGCGAGTGGGTCGACGAGGAAGTCGTCACCGACGGGCGGTTGGTGACGAGTCGGAAACCGGACGACCTCGACGCGTACTGCGAGCAGGTCGTCGAAGTTTTCGGCGAATCCGAGTAA
- a CDS encoding PHP domain-containing protein has product MAGDVTVAIDPHVHSEGSYDGREPVELLLEQADDIGLDGIVVTDHDEIDESLRAAELAPEYGLVGIPGVEVSTAAGHVLAIGVEERPDPRRPFDETVETIRESGGVAVVPHPFQRTRHGVRKRRITDCDAVEVFNSWVFTGYRNRRAKRFAENEGYPGVAASDAHSAGYLGRAFTEFAIPDAESKAEVDGDDVVEAMDDDSAEVHGRRQPLLRSAHHYLVGAGRKTGWALRRRAPNLL; this is encoded by the coding sequence ATGGCCGGCGATGTCACCGTCGCTATCGACCCGCACGTCCACTCGGAGGGGTCCTACGACGGCCGCGAACCGGTGGAGTTGCTCCTCGAACAGGCCGACGACATCGGACTGGACGGCATCGTCGTCACCGACCACGACGAGATAGACGAGTCGCTCCGGGCCGCCGAGCTAGCCCCCGAGTACGGCCTCGTCGGCATCCCGGGCGTCGAAGTCTCCACCGCCGCGGGGCACGTCCTCGCCATCGGCGTCGAAGAACGCCCCGACCCCCGACGGCCGTTCGACGAGACGGTCGAGACCATCCGCGAGTCGGGCGGCGTCGCCGTCGTCCCCCACCCGTTCCAGCGCACCCGCCACGGCGTCCGAAAGCGGCGAATCACGGACTGCGACGCCGTCGAGGTGTTCAACTCGTGGGTGTTCACCGGCTACCGGAACCGCCGGGCGAAGCGGTTCGCCGAGAACGAGGGCTACCCCGGCGTCGCCGCCAGCGACGCCCACTCTGCTGGGTATCTCGGGCGCGCGTTCACGGAGTTCGCGATTCCCGACGCCGAGTCGAAAGCCGAAGTGGACGGCGACGACGTGGTGGAGGCGATGGACGACGACAGCGCGGAGGTGCACGGCCGCCGTCAACCCCTCCTGCGGAGCGCGCACCACTACCTCGTCGGCGCGGGGCGGAAGACGGGGTGGGCGCTCCGACGACGCGCGCCGAACCTGCTGTGA
- a CDS encoding chloride channel protein, which produces MDTVRLNEREFHHMLLVAAVLGVGVGLVATGFRLVWLFVKHHLWEALAAPYWRVPVSVVAGILIGAILYATFYPGALSTLVQQFHAEGRVELEENVPIIPVGLVGLVAGQNAGPEGVMSVVGGSFGTYVSELFEFENSTKLLTLAGMGAGFGAILGAPIGGALLWLELPHERGLEYYEAIVPTFVASFAGYLTEVTLGGMELFPAWRTASIMPLTPAQLGWAVAVGLLCIPFGLVYSKTFSAIGRLFRRLSLAVYVRTTLAGGVIGVLGWLVPLSYFYGGSKMNVLLERGASLGPEGLMLTLAAVMVAAGFTIHGNWIGGLIIPHMFMGALVGQAAALVVPGLSPVLATLAGMAAFNSVVTGTPLSSALIAIALTDGASITPVFLASLVAFGASPSVRFLDEAAPRSESPNFHISDD; this is translated from the coding sequence ATGGACACCGTCCGGTTGAACGAACGCGAGTTCCACCACATGCTTCTGGTCGCCGCCGTCTTGGGCGTCGGCGTCGGCCTCGTCGCCACCGGTTTCCGTCTCGTCTGGCTCTTCGTCAAGCACCACCTCTGGGAGGCGTTGGCCGCGCCGTACTGGCGCGTCCCGGTCAGCGTCGTCGCGGGCATCCTCATCGGCGCTATCCTCTATGCGACGTTCTACCCGGGGGCGCTCTCCACCCTCGTCCAGCAGTTCCACGCCGAGGGGCGCGTCGAACTCGAAGAGAACGTCCCCATCATCCCCGTCGGTCTCGTCGGTCTGGTCGCCGGGCAGAACGCCGGCCCCGAGGGCGTGATGTCGGTCGTCGGCGGGTCGTTCGGGACGTACGTCTCCGAACTGTTCGAGTTCGAGAACTCCACGAAGTTGCTGACCCTCGCGGGGATGGGTGCGGGGTTCGGGGCGATTCTGGGCGCGCCCATCGGCGGCGCACTGCTCTGGTTAGAACTCCCCCACGAACGCGGACTGGAGTACTACGAAGCCATCGTCCCCACGTTCGTCGCCTCGTTCGCCGGCTACCTCACCGAAGTTACCCTCGGCGGAATGGAACTGTTCCCCGCGTGGAGGACGGCGTCTATCATGCCGCTGACCCCCGCGCAGTTGGGATGGGCCGTCGCCGTCGGTCTCCTCTGTATCCCGTTCGGACTGGTGTACTCGAAGACGTTCTCGGCGATAGGACGGCTGTTTCGCCGGCTGTCGCTCGCCGTCTACGTCCGAACGACGCTCGCCGGCGGCGTCATCGGTGTGCTCGGGTGGCTCGTTCCGCTGTCGTACTTCTACGGCGGTTCGAAGATGAACGTCCTGTTGGAACGGGGTGCGTCGCTCGGTCCCGAGGGGTTGATGCTCACGCTCGCCGCGGTGATGGTCGCCGCCGGGTTCACGATTCACGGCAACTGGATCGGCGGCCTCATCATCCCGCACATGTTCATGGGGGCGCTCGTCGGTCAAGCGGCGGCGTTGGTCGTTCCCGGCCTCTCGCCCGTGTTGGCGACGCTCGCGGGGATGGCCGCGTTCAACTCCGTCGTGACGGGGACGCCGCTTTCCTCGGCGCTCATCGCCATCGCACTCACGGACGGAGCGAGCATCACGCCGGTGTTCCTCGCATCGCTCGTGGCGTTCGGAGCGAGTCCGTCCGTGCGGTTCCTCGACGAAGCCGCGCCGCGCTCCGAGTCTCCGAACTTCCACATCTCCGACGACTGA
- a CDS encoding HPP family protein: protein MNRRRVGTSLYAGVLFSILGLVGWVSGHPFIFPSLGPSAFILAFERRGERTRTYRIVGGHLIGCVCGLFAYWLLAAGTVLTTSPPGLSVEGLRLAASGFLSVVLTSWGMIATDTKHAPACATTLIVSLGLLSSLTEVAIIVASVVILVEAHLGVLWAFERIVGDASVPSAAGDDVESTE, encoded by the coding sequence ATGAACCGGCGGCGAGTGGGGACGAGCCTGTACGCGGGGGTTCTGTTCAGCATCCTCGGGCTCGTCGGATGGGTGAGCGGACACCCGTTCATCTTCCCGAGTCTCGGACCGTCGGCGTTCATCCTCGCGTTCGAACGTCGCGGCGAACGGACGAGGACGTACCGAATCGTCGGTGGACACCTCATCGGTTGCGTCTGCGGACTGTTCGCCTACTGGCTCCTCGCCGCGGGGACGGTGCTCACGACGTCCCCGCCCGGACTCTCTGTGGAAGGCCTTCGACTCGCCGCGAGCGGGTTTCTCTCCGTCGTCCTGACGAGTTGGGGGATGATAGCGACCGATACGAAGCACGCGCCGGCCTGCGCGACGACGCTCATCGTCTCGCTCGGATTGCTCTCGTCTCTGACCGAAGTCGCCATCATCGTCGCGAGCGTCGTTATCCTCGTCGAAGCGCACTTGGGCGTGTTGTGGGCGTTCGAGCGGATAGTCGGCGACGCTTCCGTACCGTCCGCGGCGGGCGACGACGTCGAATCGACGGAGTGA
- a CDS encoding universal stress protein: MYDAILVPTDGSEAAMDAAKHAYSLGERYDATVHVLSVVTNSESATIVGQGDEKLDTLRERGTDSTRRIVEEALSRDVDAVGAVEIGTPDRTILGYAEENDIDVIVMSTHARSGVGRFLRGSVTEQVIRDGETPVLAIQR, translated from the coding sequence ATGTACGATGCCATACTCGTTCCGACCGACGGAAGCGAGGCGGCGATGGACGCGGCGAAGCACGCGTACAGCCTCGGCGAACGGTACGACGCGACGGTTCACGTCCTCTCGGTCGTCACGAACAGCGAAAGCGCCACGATAGTCGGACAAGGCGACGAGAAGCTGGACACGCTCCGCGAACGCGGGACCGACTCGACGCGACGCATCGTCGAAGAGGCCCTCTCGCGGGACGTCGACGCCGTCGGCGCGGTCGAAATCGGGACCCCCGACCGGACGATTCTCGGCTACGCGGAGGAGAACGACATCGACGTCATTGTGATGAGCACCCACGCTCGGTCCGGCGTCGGCCGGTTTCTCAGAGGGAGCGTCACCGAACAGGTCATCCGCGACGGGGAGACCCCCGTTCTCGCGATACAGCGGTAG
- a CDS encoding cupredoxin domain-containing protein, whose translation MRRFFGHSVFSYYACDPHEAMGMKGAVVVGNAATGKRLAVEPDYGEWFAETENYAATLDATGQDVVRIAVGAPGNGGAHDVSDPDHGIDSGLREEVGSVYSLTFDGNGVSKYRCTSGPASAMRGAIVVGDPTAGTITVPEDALIVGGGLGAAALSPVAFAVALKVLGTDERPPETEERTERGDGN comes from the coding sequence GTGCGACGCTTCTTCGGTCACTCGGTATTCTCGTACTACGCGTGCGACCCCCACGAGGCGATGGGGATGAAGGGGGCCGTCGTCGTCGGAAACGCCGCGACCGGAAAGCGACTCGCGGTCGAACCGGACTACGGCGAGTGGTTCGCGGAGACCGAAAACTACGCGGCGACCCTCGATGCGACCGGACAGGACGTCGTCCGCATCGCCGTCGGTGCACCCGGAAACGGCGGCGCGCACGACGTCTCCGACCCCGACCACGGCATCGATAGCGGTCTGCGGGAGGAGGTGGGGTCCGTCTACTCGCTCACGTTCGACGGTAACGGCGTCAGCAAGTACCGGTGCACGTCCGGGCCGGCGAGTGCGATGCGCGGGGCCATCGTCGTCGGCGACCCGACGGCCGGGACGATAACCGTCCCCGAGGACGCTCTCATCGTCGGCGGCGGACTCGGCGCGGCGGCGCTTTCGCCCGTCGCCTTCGCCGTCGCCCTGAAAGTCCTCGGCACGGACGAACGACCGCCCGAGACGGAGGAGCGGACCGAACGCGGCGACGGGAACTGA
- a CDS encoding sodium:calcium antiporter encodes MNGLFAYLALAVVSTGVIWKGSELLERAAERLSKHFGLPVAVHGAVVVAIGSSFPELSSVVLSTLLHGEFGLGVGAIVGSAIFNLLVIPAASALASEQLETTRDIVHKDAQFYIISVLVLFITFALGATYVPGGTNAEAILTPALVLMPLATYGIYVFLQYQDARDYIAEPVRVNVPREVGALAVSLLLITVGVEGIVRAALGFGEIFNTPSFLWGLTVIAAATSLPDAFVSVRAAQVDESVTSLTNVLGSNTFNLLVAIPVGVLLAGPTTVSFLAAVPMMGFLAFATLVFVIVTRTHLELTDPEAYGLLVLYLLFLAWMTLETLGAIETVRGI; translated from the coding sequence GTGAACGGACTGTTCGCCTACCTCGCGTTGGCCGTCGTCTCGACGGGCGTCATCTGGAAGGGGAGCGAACTGCTCGAACGCGCCGCAGAGCGCCTCAGCAAACACTTCGGCCTGCCGGTGGCCGTCCACGGCGCGGTCGTCGTCGCCATCGGGTCGAGCTTTCCGGAACTGAGTTCGGTCGTGCTCAGCACCCTGCTCCACGGCGAGTTCGGACTCGGCGTCGGAGCCATCGTCGGGAGCGCCATCTTCAACCTGCTGGTCATCCCGGCCGCGTCCGCACTCGCCAGCGAGCAGTTGGAGACGACGCGCGACATCGTCCACAAGGACGCGCAGTTCTACATCATAAGCGTCCTCGTCCTGTTCATCACGTTCGCCCTCGGCGCGACGTACGTCCCCGGCGGGACGAACGCCGAGGCCATCCTCACCCCGGCGCTCGTCCTGATGCCCCTCGCCACGTACGGCATCTACGTCTTCCTCCAGTACCAGGACGCCCGCGACTACATCGCGGAACCCGTCCGCGTGAACGTCCCCCGCGAGGTGGGAGCGCTGGCCGTCTCGCTTCTCCTCATCACCGTCGGCGTCGAGGGCATCGTCCGCGCCGCCCTCGGCTTCGGGGAGATATTTAACACGCCGAGTTTCCTGTGGGGACTGACGGTCATCGCCGCCGCGACGAGTCTCCCGGACGCGTTCGTCAGCGTGCGCGCGGCGCAGGTCGACGAGAGCGTCACCAGCCTCACGAACGTCCTCGGGAGCAACACGTTCAACCTCCTCGTGGCCATCCCCGTCGGCGTCCTCCTCGCGGGACCGACGACGGTCAGTTTCCTCGCCGCCGTCCCGATGATGGGCTTTCTCGCGTTCGCGACGCTCGTGTTCGTCATCGTGACCCGCACCCACCTCGAACTCACGGACCCCGAAGCGTACGGGCTTCTCGTCCTGTACCTACTGTTTCTCGCGTGGATGACGCTCGAAACGCTCGGCGCTATCGAGACGGTTCGCGGCATCTGA
- a CDS encoding haloacid dehalogenase type II has translation MSFDPDATETIAFDSYGTIVDVTAVAEPLSEHVESPEAVSKLWRNRSLLYATVGNAIGEYDSFFEMNRHALRYALQTLGVDLSEEEREEVLSTYHELPVFDDVHEGMERLHDAGYDLYVVSNGSEEMLESMVDHADLGDLIAETVSADEIQQFKPDPGLYEHAADRIGTPIEEITFVAAGWWDVPGAMNAGMQGVWVNRQDTLWGPYEADPDLTVETFVEFADELGV, from the coding sequence ATGTCCTTCGACCCGGATGCAACCGAGACCATCGCGTTCGACTCCTACGGGACCATCGTGGACGTCACGGCGGTGGCGGAACCGCTCTCGGAGCACGTCGAGTCTCCCGAGGCCGTCTCGAAACTCTGGCGGAACCGGTCGCTTCTGTACGCGACGGTCGGGAACGCCATCGGGGAGTACGACTCGTTCTTCGAGATGAACCGCCACGCCCTCCGGTACGCCCTCCAGACGCTGGGAGTCGACCTCTCGGAGGAGGAACGCGAGGAGGTGCTCTCGACGTACCACGAACTGCCGGTGTTCGACGACGTTCACGAGGGGATGGAACGACTGCACGACGCGGGCTACGACCTCTACGTCGTCTCCAACGGCAGCGAGGAGATGCTCGAATCGATGGTCGACCACGCGGACCTCGGCGACCTGATAGCGGAGACGGTGAGCGCCGACGAGATCCAGCAGTTCAAACCCGACCCCGGCCTGTACGAACACGCCGCCGACAGAATCGGGACGCCGATAGAAGAGATAACGTTCGTCGCCGCGGGGTGGTGGGACGTGCCGGGGGCGATGAACGCCGGGATGCAGGGCGTCTGGGTGAACCGGCAGGACACGCTCTGGGGTCCGTACGAGGCGGACCCCGACCTGACCGTCGAGACGTTCGTCGAGTTCGCCGACGAACTCGGGGTCTGA